The Centroberyx gerrardi isolate f3 chromosome 24, fCenGer3.hap1.cur.20231027, whole genome shotgun sequence genome includes a region encoding these proteins:
- the wnt16 gene encoding protein Wnt-16, translating into MERRNCGVQQICTLTLLLLSLYPLYCRASWMWLGITSAGVPEKLGCANLPLTHKQRDLCKRRPFLLPSIRDGARLGIAECQSQFRDERWNCSTTAAPSVFGYELTSGTKETAFIYAVMAAGLVHAVTRSCSQGNMTECGCDTRLQGTGSPTEGWHWGGCSDHIHYGTWFSRKFIDNGAKNASSARGGYTLLTMNQHNSEAGRQAIDKTMSTDCRCHGVSGSCAVKTCWRTMASFERVGNFLKERYESSVQVLDRSKKKVRRKEKEQRHVPIGKDELIFFSKSPNYCLEDKRWGVSGTRGRRCNRTSQGPDGCNLLCCGRGYNTHVVRHVERCECKFVWCCYVRCRRCESMNDMHTCK; encoded by the exons ATGGAGAGAAGGAACTGTGGAGTCCAGCAGATCTGCACtctgactctgctgctgctctccctcTATCCGCTCTACTGCCGAGCCAGCTGGAT GTGGTTGGGAATAACGTCGGCGGGAGTACCGGAGAAGCTGGGCTGCGCCAACCTCCCGTTAACCCACAAGCAGCGGGATCTGTGCAAGAGGAGGCCGTTCCTGCTGCCCAGCATCCGCGACGGAGCGCGCCTGGGCATCGCCGAGTGCCAGAGCCAGTTCAGAGACGAGCGGTGGAACTGCTCGACCACCGCCGCTCCGTCCGTGTTCGGCTACGAGTTGACAAGCG GAACCAAGGAGACGGCGTTTATCTATGCAGTGATGGCAGCGGGGCTGGTCCATGCCGTCACCCGCTCCTGCAGCCAGGGCAACATGACGGAGTGCGGCTGCGATACCAGGCTGCAGGGCACCGGCTCGCCCACTGAGGGCTGGCACTGGGGCGGCTGCTCCGACCACATCCACTACGGCACCTGGTTCAGCCGCAAGTTCATCGACAATGGCGCCAAGAACGCGTCCTCCGCCAGGGGAGGCTACACCCTGCTCACCATGAACCAGCATAACAGTGAGGCTGGACGCCAG gccATCGACAAGACAATGTCCACGGACTGTCGCTGCCACGGCGTCTCGGGCTCCTGCGCAGTGAAGACATGCTGGCGCACCATGGCCTCGTTTGAGCGAGTGGGCAACTTCCTGAAGGAGCGCTACGAGAGCAGCGTACAGGTGCTGGACCGCTCCAAGAAGaaggtgaggaggaaggagaaggagcagcGGCATGTGCCCATAGGGAAGGACGAACTCATCTTTTTCAGCAAGTCGCCCAACTACTGCCTGGAGGACAAACGCTGGGGCGTGTCAGGCACACGAGGGCGCCGCTGCAATCGCACCTCTCAAGGACCCGACGGCTGTAACCTGCTGTGCTGCGGTCGAGGTTACAACACGCACGTGGTCCGGCATGTGGAGCGCTGCGAGTGCAAGTTTGTGTGGTGCTGCTACGTTCGCTGCAGGCGCTGTGAGAGCATGAACGACATGCACACCTGTAAATAA